A stretch of Cytophagales bacterium DNA encodes these proteins:
- a CDS encoding methyl-accepting chemotaxis protein, whose translation MLKGLSIRLKMLVPILGVALITYTASVIYVGRVMSQNSVENAQKLTDLGSREKARLIQADFEGYLSLSGAMSKLIEDYVELSGVERLANERQLLQKVQESDPELRLVWISWEMSVLDPNWQNDFGRERHAYVMDATGAIAEFQDTTDVESFDPENFYYVIRESRTEGAAEPYLYNPVAFPDDLGTSIVSPIQKGDQYLGQVGFDFSIDRYQSTTSFETFERGYAIVISDLGRIVAHPDESYINKYVDQLSLFEDEDILQVRSSLSKGEAVPLEKFDAHLGAEAYANFVNVPIGNSNSFWTVGTVVPAAEIKKDARVIIRNASILGVVGLLALTLVIGLITRHIVNSLRRSESLLNDLAKGNIDNSSRLVIAGNDELGRTSRSVNALQEALSRKAAFAEEIGNGNMESAFEISGKNDQLGRSLVQMRDNLLDVLNELKTVVSAAAEEGDLNLRIEATNKLGAWHELTHSMNNLLTSFHQPFQSIETIAHLMAEGDLTERLDEDMHGDIGAMMRNLNQGLQNLTLLLSEATAAVQDIRGSAEIMLRDGLEMDSSTSEIAQSIHEMSNGAKSQLDQIDRSSQLIEQIMRSSEEMEGQVQDINEAAKSSAEKSQQGLSLITNVNENMGDISNFSMKTNASFRAFVERSNEISRVLSVITDIAAQTNLLALNAAIEAAQAGDAGRGFAVVAEEIRKLAEDSRQSVKSIASLVEDVQSDSKEATEVLFMMNERIQAGAKASQEASEAFKGITEATDGTLALTEGINVTSTQQKAAIQDVVGITESVVIIAEQTAAGTEEVATSATQLANGMAGFKKRSEELEQITQRLIAAFEKFRLKD comes from the coding sequence ATGCTAAAAGGATTGTCCATCCGTCTGAAAATGTTGGTCCCGATTCTGGGAGTAGCATTGATCACCTATACAGCTTCAGTCATATATGTTGGCCGCGTGATGAGCCAAAACTCAGTTGAGAATGCACAAAAGCTCACAGACCTGGGATCAAGAGAAAAAGCACGCTTGATCCAGGCAGATTTTGAAGGGTACCTCTCTTTGTCAGGAGCCATGTCTAAGCTCATTGAAGATTATGTAGAATTATCAGGTGTCGAGCGCCTTGCTAACGAACGACAATTGCTACAAAAAGTCCAGGAGAGTGATCCTGAGTTGAGGTTGGTGTGGATCAGTTGGGAGATGAGTGTACTGGACCCAAATTGGCAGAATGATTTTGGCCGCGAAAGGCACGCCTATGTGATGGATGCAACCGGAGCGATAGCAGAATTTCAGGATACTACGGATGTTGAAAGTTTTGATCCTGAGAACTTCTATTATGTCATTCGCGAAAGCAGAACAGAAGGGGCCGCGGAACCTTATTTGTACAATCCGGTCGCTTTTCCCGACGATCTGGGAACGAGCATTGTGAGTCCTATCCAAAAGGGAGACCAGTATTTAGGCCAGGTTGGCTTTGACTTTTCCATTGATCGCTATCAGAGCACCACTTCATTCGAAACTTTCGAAAGAGGCTATGCGATTGTCATTTCTGACCTTGGAAGGATAGTCGCACACCCAGATGAGTCATACATCAACAAATATGTGGATCAATTGAGCTTATTTGAAGACGAAGATATTCTTCAGGTAAGGTCAAGCTTATCTAAAGGTGAGGCCGTTCCTTTGGAGAAATTTGATGCCCATCTAGGGGCAGAAGCTTACGCCAATTTTGTGAACGTGCCTATCGGAAATTCCAATTCTTTCTGGACCGTAGGAACCGTAGTTCCGGCGGCAGAAATCAAAAAAGACGCCCGGGTGATCATTCGAAATGCTTCCATATTAGGTGTGGTAGGATTGCTCGCATTAACCCTGGTGATCGGACTCATCACTCGACACATTGTAAACTCCCTGCGTAGATCTGAATCACTACTCAATGACCTGGCAAAGGGCAATATTGACAATAGCAGCCGGTTGGTCATCGCCGGGAATGATGAATTGGGAAGGACTTCCAGGTCAGTAAATGCGTTACAGGAAGCGCTGAGCCGCAAAGCGGCATTTGCGGAAGAGATAGGCAATGGTAACATGGAGAGTGCTTTTGAGATTTCGGGAAAGAATGATCAACTGGGCCGGTCGTTGGTTCAGATGCGCGACAACCTGCTCGATGTGCTGAATGAATTGAAGACGGTCGTGTCCGCTGCTGCGGAAGAGGGTGACCTGAATTTACGGATTGAGGCAACTAACAAACTGGGTGCCTGGCATGAACTCACTCATTCCATGAATAATTTGTTGACGTCATTTCACCAACCGTTCCAATCGATAGAGACCATTGCCCACCTCATGGCAGAAGGTGATTTGACGGAAAGGCTTGATGAAGACATGCATGGCGACATTGGGGCAATGATGCGGAACTTGAATCAGGGGCTACAGAACCTGACCTTGCTTTTGTCGGAAGCTACTGCTGCAGTGCAGGATATTCGAGGATCCGCTGAAATCATGCTTCGTGATGGATTGGAAATGGATAGCAGCACTTCAGAAATCGCCCAGTCCATTCACGAAATGAGCAATGGTGCCAAAAGTCAGCTGGATCAAATCGATCGATCTTCGCAACTTATTGAGCAAATCATGCGATCCTCAGAGGAGATGGAAGGGCAAGTACAAGACATCAATGAAGCGGCCAAGAGTAGTGCGGAGAAGAGCCAACAAGGTCTTAGCCTTATTACGAATGTCAATGAAAACATGGGAGATATTTCCAATTTTTCCATGAAAACTAATGCCTCTTTCAGGGCCTTCGTAGAGCGGAGTAATGAGATATCCAGGGTACTGAGTGTGATCACAGATATTGCTGCCCAAACCAATCTTTTGGCGTTGAATGCGGCCATAGAAGCGGCGCAGGCCGGAGATGCTGGCCGGGGCTTTGCAGTAGTCGCGGAAGAGATTCGAAAACTGGCCGAAGACTCTCGCCAGTCAGTCAAATCCATTGCTTCCCTGGTGGAAGATGTGCAATCGGATTCCAAAGAAGCGACAGAAGTGTTGTTCATGATGAACGAACGCATTCAAGCGGGAGCTAAAGCATCGCAGGAAGCTTCAGAAGCATTTAAAGGCATTACCGAAGCCACCGACGGTACACTCGCGCTAACCGAAGGCATCAATGTGACCAGTACCCAACAAAAAGCGGCGATTCAGGATGTAGTGGGTATCACCGAGTCTGTGGTGATTATCGCTGAGCAAACGGCAGCAGGTACCGAAGAGGTGGCTACATCAGCCACACAACTGGCCAATGGCATGGCAGGGTTCAAAAAACGCTCAGAGGAGTTGGAGCAAATTACCCAAAGGTTGATCGCCGCCTTTGAGAAGTTTAGGCTGAAGGATTGA
- a CDS encoding glycosyl hydrolase: MHKLIPFLSLALLLACQQPCPEGAETTETETPKRTRPLAKFEPEHGQVILFAGQELEAVGANDLYSDGYMDHFDAPGGWTTYSNINPGEESFGRVQEGLDGLWDTHDWGDNDYNAMLQHNDPDYANMAMAIGLQFVNHEEKVASGAHDAYIDRLGDFLLELGERPVFLRIAYEFDGDPWNHYDRESTVAAYRRIVDRLRAKGVENTAYVWQSTGFISHPDQLDAWYPGDEYVDWCGVSFFNRWREIEMFEYARKKGKPVFIAEASPTISDFNTKFTGNTIQTQLSDLTQAEEAWQKWFIPFFKAIDENPDVVKAVSYINCHWDSHPMWVNNPTFKGIDARLHLNDSISARWRRITSQEKYLKASEGLYDLLYHR, translated from the coding sequence ATGCACAAACTCATCCCTTTCCTATCGCTTGCCCTGCTTCTTGCTTGCCAACAACCTTGTCCTGAAGGAGCGGAAACTACAGAAACAGAAACTCCGAAAAGGACTCGCCCTCTTGCCAAGTTCGAACCAGAACACGGACAGGTGATCCTGTTTGCTGGCCAGGAGTTGGAAGCTGTCGGGGCCAATGACCTGTACAGTGATGGTTACATGGACCACTTTGATGCGCCTGGTGGATGGACTACTTACTCCAATATCAATCCAGGTGAAGAGTCTTTTGGCCGAGTACAGGAAGGGTTGGATGGCTTGTGGGATACGCATGACTGGGGTGACAATGATTACAATGCCATGCTGCAACACAATGATCCGGACTATGCCAACATGGCCATGGCGATCGGATTGCAATTCGTGAATCATGAAGAGAAAGTAGCTTCAGGAGCTCATGATGCCTACATCGATCGGTTGGGTGATTTTCTTCTGGAATTGGGTGAACGCCCTGTTTTTCTTCGTATCGCCTATGAATTTGATGGTGATCCCTGGAACCACTATGATCGGGAAAGTACGGTCGCCGCTTATCGCCGAATCGTTGATCGATTACGAGCTAAGGGGGTAGAAAACACGGCGTATGTGTGGCAATCCACAGGTTTCATTTCACACCCGGATCAACTGGATGCATGGTACCCGGGAGATGAGTACGTAGATTGGTGTGGTGTATCCTTCTTCAATCGTTGGAGAGAGATAGAAATGTTCGAGTATGCGCGTAAAAAAGGAAAACCGGTGTTCATTGCGGAAGCCTCTCCTACCATCTCTGACTTTAATACCAAGTTTACCGGCAATACCATCCAGACGCAGCTTTCCGATCTTACTCAAGCAGAGGAAGCCTGGCAGAAGTGGTTCATTCCTTTCTTCAAGGCCATCGATGAAAATCCGGATGTGGTAAAAGCAGTGAGCTACATCAATTGTCATTGGGATTCCCATCCTATGTGGGTGAATAATCCAACCTTCAAAGGCATAGATGCCCGATTGCATCTCAATGATTCCATTAGTGCTCGCTGGAGAAGAATCACCAGCCAGGAGAAGTACCTGAAGGCCTCAGAGGGGCTTTATGATTTGTTGTATCATCGTTAG
- a CDS encoding glycoside hydrolase family 43 protein → MINIHNPILPGFHPDPSIIRVDDDFYIATSTFEWFPGVRIHHSKDLENWELIPSSLNRVSQLDMKGAPDSCGVWAPCLSYHEEIYYLVYSNVKSFEPLWGQTPNYLVITKDLTAGWSDPIFLSNEGFDGSLFHDDDGRKWYLSLRLDEDSKNIFGGIILQEYGITEKRLIGEPEVIFEGTELGKTEGPHLYKINGYYYLITAEGGTEYDHAVSVARSKDIHGPYEASPFGPIVCTMHHPEWPLQKTGHGDLVDDGHGNWYVVFLTGRPLTTRGRCTLGRETAMEEIIWEEGWPKLKGPNDAPRVQIGKPNPKVAANTFDDFTSGSSLQFHWQSLREPIAKEWLNIGTGGLTLLGRQSLQSWENQSLIARRVMAFDIEVITELQFKPGSSEEMAGLVFYYNSGHYHYLHLTFDKGRKLKIITCDRRNEKVVAESPIIDGPIQLKGQFIRNAIRFFWKQAGGDWNAIGETLDGSILSDDYVQHDNGTYKAAFTGAFVGLCCQDLSDGGAIAQFKHFQYLENHS, encoded by the coding sequence ATGATCAACATCCATAACCCGATCTTACCGGGATTTCATCCTGACCCTTCTATCATTCGAGTAGATGATGATTTCTATATTGCTACATCTACGTTTGAATGGTTTCCGGGGGTTAGAATTCATCATAGTAAAGATCTTGAAAACTGGGAATTGATTCCGAGTTCTTTGAATCGGGTCAGTCAACTGGACATGAAAGGCGCACCCGACTCGTGCGGTGTTTGGGCGCCTTGTCTCTCCTATCATGAAGAAATTTATTACCTGGTCTATTCCAATGTCAAGTCGTTTGAACCACTTTGGGGGCAGACTCCTAATTACCTGGTCATTACGAAAGATCTCACTGCAGGTTGGTCCGACCCGATCTTCTTAAGTAATGAAGGTTTTGATGGGAGTCTATTCCACGACGATGACGGCCGCAAATGGTACCTGAGTCTCAGGTTGGATGAAGACAGTAAAAACATCTTCGGAGGGATCATCCTACAGGAATATGGTATTACGGAGAAGAGATTAATCGGGGAACCTGAAGTCATTTTTGAAGGAACCGAACTGGGAAAAACCGAAGGGCCGCACCTATATAAAATCAATGGATACTATTACCTGATCACCGCTGAAGGTGGTACGGAATATGACCATGCGGTTTCTGTTGCCAGGTCGAAGGACATCCATGGTCCATATGAAGCCAGTCCTTTCGGGCCAATCGTATGCACGATGCACCATCCGGAGTGGCCACTTCAGAAAACGGGTCACGGAGATCTGGTCGATGATGGCCATGGCAATTGGTATGTGGTTTTTCTGACGGGACGTCCACTTACAACACGAGGCAGGTGCACCCTCGGACGCGAAACGGCCATGGAAGAAATCATTTGGGAAGAAGGCTGGCCCAAATTGAAAGGGCCAAACGATGCTCCGAGGGTACAAATAGGCAAACCGAATCCTAAGGTTGCTGCGAACACATTTGATGATTTCACGAGTGGCTCGTCTCTGCAGTTTCATTGGCAGTCATTGCGAGAACCCATCGCCAAAGAATGGCTGAACATCGGTACCGGAGGTCTGACCTTGCTAGGCCGACAATCGTTGCAATCCTGGGAAAATCAAAGCCTGATTGCGAGACGAGTGATGGCTTTCGATATTGAAGTCATTACTGAATTACAATTCAAGCCTGGTTCTTCTGAAGAAATGGCTGGATTGGTTTTCTATTACAATTCGGGTCACTATCACTACCTGCACCTCACCTTCGATAAAGGGCGAAAACTCAAGATCATTACTTGCGATCGAAGAAATGAAAAAGTTGTAGCAGAAAGTCCGATTATCGATGGCCCTATTCAATTGAAGGGTCAATTCATCCGTAATGCCATTCGTTTCTTTTGGAAGCAAGCAGGTGGTGATTGGAATGCTATTGGCGAAACCCTGGATGGTTCTATCCTTTCAGATGACTATGTACAGCACGACAATGGTACTTACAAAGCTGCTTTTACAGGTGCATTTGTTGGCCTCTGCTGCCAGGACTTATCTGATGGCGGGGCCATCGCTCAGTTTAAACATTTCCAGTATTTAGAAAATCATTCATGA
- a CDS encoding FGGY family carbohydrate kinase, which yields MLLIGYDIGSSSIKAAIFDAAKNQTIGVTSYPESEMDMISRQSGWAEQQPEIWWQDLIYATRKLLTDTGVNGKEIRGIGLSYQMHGLVLVDKDKHVLRPSIIWCDSRGVEIGKKALDEMGADYCFENLLNAPGNFTASKLKWVKDNEPDIYQKTDKFMLPGDYIAMKLTEECRTTSAGLSEGIFWDFQQTGVSNEVLDYYDFDRDLIPEQVPILGEQGMLSQMAADMLGLKAGTLVTFRAGDQPCNALALNVLKPNEIAATSGTSGVVYGVVDRPIYDKKSRVNSFAHVNYETNHDRIGVLLCLNGAGIQYSWMKHQVARGDRNYTDMERMVSTVPIGSDGLCILPFGNGAERMFENRNVNSHIFNIEFTRHNRAHLYRAALEGVAFSFVRGINVLKELGLNVDVLRVGNDNMFQSEVFASTIATMLDCHIEMVDSTGAIGAARAAGVGIGAFSSLEEAMMGVTTEKIYEPRLNKALVSQAYNFWESCLGNVLSPSQSGPKASTDSLKNQILTQEKLISDREKQLATTNLKLQSKDDFLGEIRKELKDLSKQLDDKTRTRLERLSRKIESNLNTDSWKSFEEHFEMIHTDFFKNLKGNYPELSTEEIKLLAYLKMQVTTKDIAQKLNLSVRGVETRRYRIRKKLNLAKNQGLDQFLAGV from the coding sequence GTGTTGTTGATAGGGTATGACATAGGGAGTTCTTCAATAAAGGCAGCCATTTTTGATGCGGCTAAAAATCAGACCATCGGAGTGACGAGCTATCCGGAATCGGAAATGGACATGATCTCCCGTCAGAGCGGCTGGGCGGAACAACAACCCGAAATCTGGTGGCAGGACCTAATCTATGCTACTCGAAAGCTGTTGACTGATACCGGCGTAAACGGCAAAGAGATCCGTGGCATTGGACTTTCCTATCAGATGCATGGACTTGTACTTGTAGATAAAGACAAACACGTATTGCGCCCTTCGATCATCTGGTGTGATAGCCGTGGGGTAGAGATCGGGAAAAAAGCCCTGGATGAGATGGGAGCGGACTATTGTTTTGAAAACCTCCTGAATGCACCAGGGAATTTTACAGCCTCCAAGCTGAAATGGGTCAAGGACAATGAGCCAGATATCTATCAGAAGACAGACAAATTCATGCTTCCCGGGGATTACATCGCCATGAAACTGACGGAAGAATGCCGAACTACTTCTGCCGGCCTATCCGAAGGGATCTTTTGGGATTTTCAACAAACTGGCGTATCAAATGAGGTGCTGGATTATTACGATTTTGATCGTGATCTGATTCCTGAGCAGGTGCCAATCCTCGGTGAACAGGGGATGCTCAGCCAGATGGCAGCTGATATGTTGGGACTAAAAGCAGGGACGCTTGTAACCTTCCGGGCAGGAGACCAACCCTGTAATGCCCTTGCTTTGAATGTCCTGAAACCAAATGAAATCGCAGCCACTAGTGGTACCTCAGGGGTGGTATATGGCGTGGTGGATCGACCCATTTACGACAAGAAATCACGTGTCAATTCCTTTGCTCACGTCAACTATGAGACCAATCATGATCGTATTGGTGTGCTGTTGTGTCTCAATGGGGCGGGTATTCAATACAGTTGGATGAAACATCAGGTAGCACGTGGAGACCGGAATTATACAGACATGGAGCGCATGGTATCTACTGTGCCGATTGGGAGTGATGGCCTGTGTATCCTGCCATTTGGCAATGGTGCCGAAAGGATGTTTGAGAACAGAAATGTTAATTCCCACATTTTCAACATTGAGTTTACTCGGCATAACCGTGCGCATTTATATCGTGCGGCGCTGGAAGGGGTTGCCTTTTCCTTTGTTCGGGGCATCAACGTTCTGAAAGAGCTAGGTCTCAACGTAGATGTACTTCGGGTTGGGAATGATAACATGTTCCAATCAGAAGTTTTTGCTTCAACCATTGCCACCATGCTGGATTGTCATATCGAAATGGTGGACAGTACCGGGGCCATTGGTGCCGCCCGAGCGGCGGGTGTCGGTATCGGGGCGTTTAGCAGTCTGGAAGAAGCCATGATGGGGGTCACGACCGAAAAGATCTACGAACCAAGGCTTAACAAAGCGCTGGTGAGTCAGGCTTACAATTTTTGGGAGTCTTGTTTGGGAAATGTATTGAGTCCTTCTCAAAGTGGTCCAAAAGCGTCTACGGATTCTTTGAAAAATCAGATCCTGACCCAGGAGAAATTGATTTCAGATCGGGAAAAGCAATTGGCCACCACCAATTTGAAATTACAATCCAAGGATGATTTTTTAGGAGAGATCCGTAAAGAATTGAAAGACCTTTCGAAGCAGCTGGACGACAAGACCCGTACCCGTCTGGAAAGACTGTCCCGTAAGATCGAATCCAATCTGAATACAGATTCCTGGAAATCATTCGAAGAACATTTCGAAATGATCCATACCGATTTTTTCAAGAACCTGAAAGGTAATTATCCCGAATTGTCAACCGAAGAGATCAAGCTGTTGGCTTATCTCAAGATGCAGGTGACGACAAAAGACATTGCCCAAAAACTGAACCTTTCGGTCCGTGGCGTTGAGACACGACGTTATCGTATCCGTAAAAAGCTCAATCTGGCTAAAAATCAGGGGTTAGATCAGTTTTTGGCGGGAGTGTAG
- a CDS encoding Gfo/Idh/MocA family oxidoreductase yields MLGPGIITHEFVQDFAHVTNGIVHSVASRSAERASTFASTYGIPHAYDNYEQLYQDQDIDAIYIATPHTFHFEQSKSAMEAGKAVLCEKPLTEEPDSSKKLIHLAQSQGLYLMEGMWTYFLPAIRTAKSWVEEGRIGAVLHDRSSFGYPVPYAENSRYYSPDLAGGCLLDMGIYNVAMAHLFIGKDIQTIHTQMHHAPTGVDNDVLSQINYGEVSAILHSSFRCKLHNHLYIIGEKGYIDIHDIWRARGCVLYEGERVIDTFDDQRKGNGFEYQIEAVNNDLLAGKTESEVVTHETSLAFQEVIERMREWAI; encoded by the coding sequence ATACTCGGTCCGGGCATCATCACACACGAATTTGTGCAGGATTTCGCACACGTGACCAATGGCATCGTTCATTCAGTGGCATCTCGTTCTGCTGAACGTGCTTCAACATTTGCTAGTACATATGGCATTCCTCATGCTTATGACAACTACGAACAGCTTTATCAGGACCAGGATATCGATGCGATCTACATCGCCACGCCGCATACCTTTCATTTTGAGCAGAGCAAAAGCGCCATGGAAGCAGGCAAAGCTGTCCTTTGTGAAAAGCCCTTGACAGAAGAACCTGATTCCTCCAAAAAGCTGATCCATTTGGCCCAATCCCAAGGCTTGTACCTCATGGAAGGTATGTGGACGTATTTCCTGCCTGCGATCCGAACAGCAAAATCCTGGGTAGAAGAAGGACGAATTGGTGCCGTGCTTCATGATCGTTCCAGCTTTGGTTATCCGGTGCCCTATGCTGAAAATAGCCGATATTATAGCCCGGACCTGGCAGGTGGCTGCTTGTTGGACATGGGCATCTACAACGTGGCCATGGCACATCTTTTCATCGGAAAGGACATACAAACCATTCATACCCAGATGCATCATGCGCCCACTGGAGTAGATAATGACGTTCTCTCGCAGATCAACTATGGAGAGGTGTCCGCTATCCTACATTCGTCATTTCGTTGCAAGCTGCACAATCATCTGTATATCATCGGAGAAAAGGGCTACATCGACATCCACGACATCTGGCGTGCCCGTGGCTGCGTGCTTTACGAAGGGGAGCGAGTGATCGACACTTTTGACGATCAGCGAAAAGGCAATGGATTTGAATACCAGATCGAAGCAGTCAACAATGATCTGCTTGCCGGTAAAACCGAATCAGAAGTCGTCACGCACGAGACGAGTCTTGCTTTTCAGGAAGTGATTGAGAGGATGAGGGAGTGGGCTATTTAA
- a CDS encoding TonB-dependent receptor: MKRLRNLVILAVIACFSITTVYAQRPGGPPAGYGGKGNSGPKVGYGKFSGTVLDETGEPVPYATIKVAYTKDDKLMNGTITDEAGKWVIKSVPEGEFKITISFIGYEPLEQGPFTVTGKGESYNLGKLPLKQSAIALEGVTVEGERELIEDKVDRIVYNAEQDLTTAGGDASDVLRRVPLLSVDLDGNVSLRGSSNITVLIDGKPSTITAGNLADALRQIPADEIKSVEVITSPSARYDAEGTGGIINIITKKNNLQGGTLSINSGVGYQGSNLRLNAGYRTGKLGLTLGGNGYAGYNIRGALDNRQIATDAAGNELSTTNQTAKTIGSRVSGRYNFGWDYTFNKYHFIGGGVNYRIFDSRGDQNDRLTEITSPTRSSSILQDVFTLTNSNSVDVNFNYIRSFDKKDKEVSFITLYSQDSRNNDFSIDDLNTPGGTKNENKSINREFTMQLDYVEPIGDKAKFETGLKNISRTVTSDFQLFSRQEDGPYTAVEGTNFSNDFRYVQNVSAGYVSGLVELPADFTIQAGGRYEYTTISANFSDEVDLEIGDYGTFVPSLNASKKLKNNKTLKLGYSRRIARPSLQFLNPNINAANPLNISQGNPDLQPEFTDQVELSLSSFKRATSLNITAFVRSTNGSIQSVRETIGQDTVFTTFQNIGEEDAYGVNIFGSIRKGKLTLNGGIDAFYSILTNNVDDPLFRAENEGFVFNTRLFGSYKLTDKWTLQMFGFYRSQRVQLQGLSNPFYIYSLSINRNFNDKKGSIGIGANNFATPRNILDSEVDTPFLIQRNRRELQLLNFRINFSYRIGKLTQRAPKKVKKVSNDDLKSGGGNDEGGGEGGR; this comes from the coding sequence TTGAAACGCTTACGCAACCTAGTTATTCTGGCAGTGATTGCCTGTTTTAGTATTACAACCGTCTACGCACAAAGACCGGGTGGTCCTCCCGCGGGTTATGGTGGAAAAGGGAATTCCGGCCCTAAAGTCGGATATGGAAAATTCAGTGGTACCGTACTGGACGAAACCGGCGAACCTGTGCCTTATGCTACGATCAAAGTAGCCTACACCAAAGATGACAAATTGATGAATGGTACGATCACCGATGAAGCCGGCAAGTGGGTCATCAAAAGCGTTCCGGAAGGCGAATTTAAAATCACGATTTCTTTCATTGGTTATGAGCCACTAGAGCAAGGGCCTTTCACGGTGACGGGGAAAGGTGAATCCTATAACCTCGGGAAATTGCCGCTGAAGCAATCAGCCATTGCACTGGAGGGCGTCACCGTGGAAGGTGAGCGTGAATTGATTGAAGATAAAGTAGACCGGATCGTCTACAATGCGGAACAAGACCTTACCACGGCCGGTGGTGATGCATCTGATGTACTAAGAAGAGTGCCTTTACTCTCTGTAGACCTGGATGGCAATGTTTCCCTACGTGGAAGCAGTAACATCACGGTTTTGATCGACGGTAAGCCTTCCACTATCACAGCCGGGAACCTTGCGGATGCCCTTCGGCAAATTCCAGCCGATGAAATCAAATCGGTGGAGGTCATTACCTCTCCTTCTGCCAGATATGATGCGGAAGGCACCGGAGGGATCATCAACATCATTACCAAGAAGAACAACCTCCAGGGCGGGACACTTTCTATCAATTCGGGTGTTGGTTATCAGGGCTCTAATTTACGATTGAATGCGGGTTATCGAACTGGAAAGCTAGGATTGACCTTGGGTGGAAATGGTTATGCAGGTTACAACATTCGAGGTGCATTGGACAACCGTCAAATTGCTACCGATGCGGCTGGTAATGAGCTTTCGACAACCAACCAAACAGCAAAAACAATCGGCTCCAGGGTTTCTGGCCGATACAACTTTGGTTGGGATTATACCTTCAACAAGTACCACTTCATCGGTGGAGGTGTCAACTACCGAATCTTTGATTCGCGTGGTGATCAGAATGATCGACTTACGGAAATTACCAGCCCTACCCGATCGAGCTCCATATTACAGGATGTATTCACATTGACGAATTCCAATAGTGTGGATGTAAATTTCAATTACATCCGATCATTTGACAAAAAGGACAAAGAGGTCAGCTTCATCACGCTGTATAGCCAGGATTCTCGTAACAATGACTTCAGTATCGATGACCTGAACACGCCCGGAGGGACTAAAAACGAAAACAAGAGTATCAATCGGGAATTCACAATGCAATTGGATTATGTCGAACCGATTGGTGACAAAGCCAAATTCGAGACCGGATTGAAGAATATTTCCAGAACGGTGACCAGTGACTTTCAGCTATTCAGCAGACAGGAAGACGGCCCCTATACTGCGGTAGAAGGAACAAACTTTAGCAATGATTTCAGGTATGTGCAGAACGTATCTGCAGGATATGTTTCTGGTCTGGTAGAACTTCCCGCTGATTTTACAATACAGGCAGGAGGTCGATACGAGTATACCACTATCAGTGCCAACTTTTCGGATGAAGTCGATCTGGAGATCGGTGACTATGGTACGTTCGTTCCCAGCTTGAACGCTTCAAAGAAATTGAAGAACAACAAGACCTTGAAATTGGGGTACTCCAGGAGGATCGCCCGGCCTAGCTTACAATTTCTTAACCCTAACATCAATGCAGCAAACCCACTGAACATCTCTCAGGGAAATCCTGACTTGCAACCGGAATTCACGGATCAGGTAGAGCTCTCTTTGAGCAGCTTTAAGCGAGCTACTTCACTGAATATCACTGCATTCGTCCGGTCCACCAATGGTAGTATCCAGTCGGTTAGAGAGACCATTGGTCAGGACACGGTTTTCACCACCTTCCAGAATATTGGTGAAGAAGATGCCTATGGGGTGAATATCTTCGGAAGTATTCGAAAAGGTAAACTGACTTTGAACGGTGGTATCGATGCATTCTACTCCATACTGACCAACAACGTTGATGATCCGTTGTTCCGCGCAGAGAACGAAGGATTTGTATTCAATACTCGTCTGTTTGGTAGCTACAAGCTCACAGACAAATGGACTTTGCAGATGTTTGGATTTTACCGCAGCCAAAGGGTGCAGCTCCAGGGTCTCAGCAATCCATTCTACATCTATAGTCTGAGCATCAACCGCAACTTCAATGACAAGAAAGGTAGCATCGGTATTGGTGCCAACAACTTTGCTACCCCGAGAAACATCCTGGATTCTGAAGTAGATACGCCATTCCTGATCCAAAGAAATCGACGCGAATTGCAGCTACTGAACTTCAGAATCAACTTCAGCTACCGTATTGGTAAGCTGACTCAACGTGCGCCTAAGAAAGTCAAGAAGGTCTCCAATGACGACCTGAAATCCGGAGGCGGAAATGATGAAGGTGGCGGAGAAGGAGGTAGATAA